Proteins from one Desulfonema limicola genomic window:
- a CDS encoding type III PLP-dependent enzyme, whose translation MNTIKISSYESGSQLREIVRCCGAPLLLLDCNTVRHQYRSLSQALPGVEFYYAVKSLSHPDILKTLAEEGAGFDIASSGEIEKVRSLKISPRQTIHTHPIKRDQDIRDALRYGCTTFVIDNMDELVKFLPYKERVGLLLRVSFRSDSAVVDLSKKFGCSIENARGLLEAAAKLGVHIKGLSFHTGSQCTSPDKQVEAVEACNVLIRMHHDLGAAPLSILDIGGGFPISYNGGAIDINSFCMPICRALAQLPPYVSVIAEPGRFISGPSMTSVSTVMGKAVRAGMHWYYLDDGVYGSFSGQIYDHARYPLEVFSDKDNRLASVLAGPTCDSIDVIAEDILLPELNIGDIVAGHMMGAYTAASATEFNSFPKTKIVTLNQVNLPIFPSIIPSSLYSSTIH comes from the coding sequence ATGAATACAATTAAAATTTCATCATATGAAAGCGGCTCCCAATTAAGGGAGATTGTACGATGCTGCGGCGCTCCCCTTTTGCTGCTTGACTGCAATACAGTCAGACACCAATACCGCAGCCTCAGCCAGGCTTTGCCTGGAGTGGAATTTTATTATGCTGTTAAATCCCTTTCTCACCCGGATATTCTTAAAACACTGGCTGAGGAAGGGGCAGGATTTGATATTGCATCAAGCGGTGAAATTGAAAAAGTAAGATCTTTGAAAATATCACCGCGCCAGACCATACACACCCATCCCATAAAACGGGATCAGGATATCCGTGATGCGCTCAGGTATGGATGTACTACATTTGTTATTGATAATATGGATGAGCTTGTTAAATTTCTTCCATATAAAGAACGCGTGGGGCTGCTTCTTCGTGTAAGCTTTCGCAGTGATTCAGCTGTTGTGGATCTTTCAAAAAAGTTTGGATGCAGTATTGAAAATGCCAGGGGACTGCTAGAAGCTGCTGCAAAGCTCGGTGTTCACATAAAAGGGCTTTCTTTTCATACAGGTTCACAATGCACCAGCCCTGACAAACAGGTTGAAGCTGTTGAAGCCTGTAATGTGCTGATAAGAATGCACCATGATCTGGGAGCTGCTCCTTTAAGTATTCTGGATATTGGAGGAGGTTTTCCAATATCCTATAACGGCGGTGCAATAGATATTAACAGCTTTTGCATGCCGATTTGCAGAGCCTTGGCGCAGCTGCCTCCTTATGTAAGTGTTATTGCAGAACCAGGCCGTTTTATTTCAGGCCCTTCCATGACATCTGTTTCAACTGTTATGGGCAAAGCGGTCAGGGCCGGAATGCACTGGTATTATCTGGATGATGGTGTTTACGGCTCATTCAGCGGTCAGATTTATGATCATGCCAGATATCCCCTTGAGGTATTTTCTGACAAAGACAACAGGCTTGCAAGTGTACTCGCAGGCCCCACATGTGACAGTATTGATGTAATTGCTGAAGATATACTTTTGCCGGAATTAAATATTGGAGATATTGTTGCAGGGCATATGATGGGAGCATATACCGCAGCCTCGGCAACAGAATTTAATTCCTTTCCAAAAACAAAAATAGTAACACTTAACCAGGTTAATCTTCCCATATTTCCCAGTATCATCCCCTCAAGCTTGTATTCCAGTACTATCCACTGA
- the speD gene encoding adenosylmethionine decarboxylase: MYNNTLVKRDNVKAIALQTWPGHNNLVGEDTFQDHFTEREGKVFAGVHLILDLWGAKHLDNLERMEKALRDCIKKADATLLHIHLHHFTPNGGISGVAVLAESHISVHTWPERDFAAFDIFMCGDSRPEEAISVLKQAFYPKQMNITEQLRGVVANE; the protein is encoded by the coding sequence ATGTACAATAATACACTTGTTAAACGTGATAATGTAAAAGCAATTGCTTTACAGACATGGCCCGGACACAATAACCTTGTTGGCGAAGATACCTTCCAGGATCATTTTACAGAGCGTGAAGGAAAGGTCTTTGCAGGCGTTCATTTAATATTGGACTTATGGGGAGCAAAACATCTGGATAATCTTGAACGGATGGAAAAAGCTTTACGAGACTGCATAAAAAAAGCAGACGCGACCCTTTTACATATACATCTTCACCATTTTACGCCAAATGGGGGGATTTCAGGTGTTGCAGTTCTTGCAGAATCACATATCAGCGTTCATACATGGCCTGAACGTGATTTTGCTGCATTTGATATTTTTATGTGTGGTGATTCCAGGCCTGAAGAAGCAATTTCAGTATTAAAACAAGCTTTTTATCCAAAGCAGATGAATATTACCGAGCAGCTTCGGGGAGTAGTTGCCAATGAATAA
- the speE gene encoding polyamine aminopropyltransferase encodes MNKFAETLYDSYGQEFRIDELLFESKTEHQQLVIFHNAAFRRVMALDGIVQTTEKDEFIYHEMLTHVPVFAHGNPKNILIVGGGDGGMLREVVKHQTITRITQVEIDGQVIEMCKKYLPGHSQGAFDDPRVNIIIDDGLNFVINTKEKFDIIISDSTDPIGPGKAIFTADFYSACKKCLNQGGILVTQNGVPFMQIDEVKTTAARLAPLFKDCHFYGASVPTYIGGMMAFAWAADDVNLRHTGIDVIRERYKTSRIKTRYYNPEIHFCSFALPQYLLEAIGKTDNEYN; translated from the coding sequence ATGAATAAATTTGCTGAAACACTTTATGATTCCTATGGGCAGGAATTCAGAATTGATGAACTTTTGTTTGAAAGTAAAACAGAACATCAGCAATTGGTAATTTTTCATAATGCAGCATTCAGACGTGTAATGGCTTTGGATGGTATAGTACAAACTACTGAAAAAGATGAATTTATTTATCATGAAATGCTTACCCATGTTCCTGTGTTTGCTCATGGAAACCCGAAAAATATACTGATTGTCGGGGGCGGAGATGGAGGAATGCTTAGGGAGGTTGTCAAACATCAAACTATTACCAGGATAACTCAGGTTGAGATTGACGGCCAGGTAATAGAGATGTGTAAAAAATATCTGCCCGGTCATTCCCAGGGAGCTTTTGATGATCCCCGTGTTAATATTATTATTGATGACGGGCTGAATTTTGTCATTAATACAAAAGAAAAATTTGATATAATTATTTCTGACTCAACTGACCCCATAGGACCTGGAAAAGCTATTTTTACTGCAGATTTTTATTCTGCCTGTAAAAAATGCCTGAATCAGGGAGGTATTCTTGTTACACAAAACGGTGTGCCTTTTATGCAGATTGATGAAGTTAAAACAACTGCAGCACGCCTTGCCCCGCTTTTTAAGGACTGCCATTTTTATGGAGCATCAGTGCCTACCTATATAGGCGGAATGATGGCTTTTGCATGGGCAGCAGATGATGTAAACTTGAGACATACAGGTATTGATGTTATCAGAGAGCGCTATAAAACCAGCAGGATAAAAACCCGTTATTATAATCCGGAGATTCATTTCTGCTCTTTTGCTCTGCCACAGTATTTATTGGAAGCCATAGGAAAAACAGATAATGAATACAATTAA